In Afipia sp. P52-10, the sequence CGTGTTGATCCAGTCGCCGGTCAGGCCGGTCTTGGCATCGACCACCAGAAACAACAGCCGCCGCAGCTTCACCGCCTGCGCCGCAGTCAGCGGACCATAGGGCGTCTCGGACGATTCCCGCTCCACTGTCAGACCTGACAGGCCATAATTATCGACAAGTCCGCCATCGAGCAGCTTGATGAAAGGCACGGCGCCTTCGCGATACCTGCCGATCGCATCGGCGTAGGCGGTCAGCATCGGCGAGGTGTTGCGCTGCGTGCGTGCGCGTGAGACCCAGCGCGGCAACGGGTCGTTACATGTCCCGGGGAACGCCTGCACCACCACCGGCGCAAAGGCGAGCGGCACCGCGGCGGAAGCTGCGACCGCGTTCGACAGCGGATAGGCGGACAGGTCACTGCAGATCGCGGTGAAGGCGGTCGTGCTGAAGATGAAGGGGGTGCGATTGTAGATATCGGAGGCGTTGATCCAGACCATCGGACGCTTACCGCCGATCAGGTTGCCGAACGTGGCTCCGTTGAACAGGTTGGCATCAAGCCAGCGCGTGAATCCGGTCTGATCGTTGACGCCGCCGCCCAATGCCCGACCGAGCGTGCCGAGCGAGACGGTCGTGGTCAGACTCTCTTCTGCATTGCGGAGCAGAAACCGTTCGCGGAAATCGGCGAGCGCATCCCGCATCCTCAGCCCGTAATAGGCGGCGGTCACTGATCCGCCGGACACGCCCGAGATGAAGCCGACGCGATCGACCAGCGCGCCTTGCGCGCCACGCACCGGAATGCGGTTCATCTCCTCGAGCACGCCGAATGAAAATGCTGCAGCTCTCGTCCCCCCTCCAGAGAAGGCAAGCCCGACCGCGGTATCGTCAATGTCACCTTGGCTTTCGAGGCCGATATTCAGCTTCTCGACAACGCTTCCGTTCGCCGGAATGTTGACGGGCATGTTGTAGATGGTCGCGCACCCGACAAGCGTGGTGCACGCCAGCAGTATCGACACAATACGACGCATACCGAACGACCCGACCTTCGCCGGAGAGCCAAGGGCCGGGAACCCCTCTGACAAGACTACGAGACGCTAACAGGGAACACTTAATCGTCCCCATACGCATCGTGAGCATGGTTAATATGTGGCGGATGTTGGCCGGAACGCGAGCGCCTTCGTCGCAGGAAACCGAAACCGGCCGCTACCACCACCGCTTCGGCGAAAAACGGCCCGCCGCCTGCTCGATCACCTCACCGAGCGAGAACAGCGTTTCCTCGTCGAACGGGCGGCCGATCAGTTGCAGGCCGAGTGGCAGCCCCTGAGCGTCGGTGCCCGCGGGAACCGCAATACCGGGCAGCCCCGCCATATTCACCGTCACGGTGAAGATGTCGTTGAGGTACATCTCGACCGGGTCGGCCTTCCCCTTCTCGCCGACGCCAAAAGCAGCCGATGGCGTCGCCGGGGTCAGGATCGCCTGCACGCCTTTGGCGAAGCAGTCCTCGAAATCCTTCTTGATCAGCGTCCGCACCTTCTGCGCCCGCAGATAGTAGGCATCGTAATAGCCCGCTGACAGAACGTAGGTGCCGATCATGACACGACGGCGCACTTCCGCACCGAAACCCGCGGCTCGCGTATTCTCGTACATGTCGACGATATTGCGGCCCTGCTCGCGCAGGCCGTAACGCACGCCGTCGTAACGCGCGAGGTTGGACGACGCCTCCGCCGGCGCAACGATGTAGTACGCCGGCAGCGCGTACTTCGTGTGCGGCAGCGACACTTCGACAAGCTCAGCGCCCGCAGCCTTCAACCACTCCGCACCCTGCGCCCACAGCTTGTTGATCTCACCCGGCATACCATCGAGGCGATATTCCTTCGGAATGCCGATCTTCATGCCCTTGACCGACTTGCCGACGGCCGCTTCGAAATCCGGCACCGGCACATTGACCGAGGTGGTATCCTTCGGATCGTGCCCCGACATCGAACGCATCAGGATCGCGGCATCGCGCACGGTCTTCGCCACAGGCCCAGCCTGATCGAGCGAAGACGCGAACGCAACGATCCCCCAACGCGAGCAGCGGCCGTAGGTCGGTTTGATGCCGACGATGCCCGCGAACGACGCCGGCTGACGGATCGAACCGCCAGTGTCGGTTGCGGTCGCACCGAGACACAGATTGGCAGCCACCGCCGCCGCCGAACCACCGGACGAGCCGCCAGGTACGAGCGCGGTCGCATCGCCCGCGCGCCGCCAGGGGTTCACGACCGGCCCGAAACACGACGTCTCGTTCGACGACCCCATCGCGAACTCGTCGTTGTTGAGCTTGCCGAGCAGCACGGCTCCGTCGCGCCAGAGCTGCGACGTCACGGTGGATTCGTACGGCGGCACGAAGTTGCCGAGGATCTTCGAACAGGCGGTGGTGCGGATCCCTTCGGTCGCGAACAGGTCCTTGATGCCGAGCGGAATGCCGTTCAGTGGCGCCCCCTCGCCCTTTCCGATCCTCTCGTCGGCTGCTCGCGCCATCTCGCGCGCACGATCATGCGTCGTCAGCACGTAGGCATTGAGCGCCTGCGCCTGATCGATCGCCGTCAGGTGGGCATCGGTCAATTCCAGCGACGTAAAGGATTTCTTGGCGAGACCCTCGCGGGCCTCCGCCAGCGTCAGCGACGTCAGGTCAGTCATTTCTCGTTGTCAGCTGGAGAGCAGAAGAAGGAGGATGAAGGCGTGTGCGTGGACAGCGTCTTGTCGTCGTCCCACGGATTGCGATTCCAGCGGGCGGCGGCATCCTTCTCGAGCTGGTTGAGAATCTCGTCCATGGCCTTGTCGGGATCGGCCATCTTACCCGCCCGCTCCTGGGCATCGATGTAGTTCATGTAGGCCTGATAGGCTTTCTCGTCCTGGCACAGCATGCACATGACACGATCCCTATTCGACGACCTTCGGCACCAGGAAGAAATGCTCTTCCGTAGCCGGCGCGTTGGCAACAATGGCATCGGCGATGCCGCCGTCGGTCACCTTGTCCTCGCGCTTCTTCATCTCCATCGGCGTCACCGACGTCATCGGCTCAACGCCTTCAACATTAACCTCGGCAAGCTGCTCGACAAATGCCAGCATGGCGTTGATCTCGCCCTGCAGGTGAGCCACTTCCTCGTCCTTGACCGCGATCCGCGCCAGGTGCGCGATCCGCCGGGTCGTGGCTGCATCGACTGCCATATATAATGTCTCCGGTCCCGAGAGGGATACTCCCACCGGCTATAACAGACTTGGCTTTTGCACCGCAACCGCATGGCCGCGAAAAGGAGGCGACGGCCTCCAAAAAGGTGATGCCGAACAAGGGGATGAGCCAAAGCCCTGATATGGCTCGGGCATCAGCTCAGATAGCTGATCAGCCGCTCATCTGGCTCAAGCGTGTCAGTGCCGCCCCCGCCAGCTCCCGAGTCAGGTCGGCCGCCGGCATCTCCCGGCCAAGCCGTAGCGCCTGCCCCGCCCACAGGTTGGTGAAATCGGTCTTCCCCAGCTTTTCCGCGGCTAGCTTCAGCGGCCCCATCGCGGTCGCCGCATGGGGGAATGGCGGCGCCTCCGCAGCGACCGGACCGACTTCGCGCATGACGCGGTTGGCGACGCCGCGCGCCGGACGGCCGGTCATGACGTTGGTGATCACCGTGGAGTCGTCATCGGCATCGGCCAGCACCTTGCGCGCCAGCGCGCTGACCTTCGATTCCGGCGTACGCAGATAGGCTGTGCCGACCTGCACGCCCGCTGCGCCAAGCGCCAGCGCCGCGGCGATGCCGCGGCCGTCAGCGATCCCGCCAGCGGCGATCACCGGCACCCGCACCGCGTCCACCACCTGCGGCACCAGCGCGAAGGTGCCGGGCTGATGGGCGATGCTCTCGGTCAGGAACATCCCGCGATGGCCACCGGCCTCTGCGCCCTGCGCGATGATCACGTCGGCACCGTTCGCCTCCAGCCACATCGCTTCGCGCACGATCGTCGCCGCGCCCACGACGATGCAGCCCGCATCCTTCACCCGCTTCAACAGCGCCTTGTCGGGCAAACCGAAGTGAAAGCTGACGACTTTCGGCCGCAGCTCTTCGACCAACGCGCACATCGCCGCGTCGAACGGCGCGCGGTTTGCGGCCGCGATATCCGCATTCGGATCGAGGCCGTGCTCCTGGAAATAAGACGCCAGGCGCTTGCGCCAGCGTGCGTCCTGCTCCGAGGTCATGCTGACGGCCGTATGGGAGAAGAAGTTCATGTTGAGGGGCGCCGACACGCGCTGGCGGAAGATGTTCACCTGTTCGCGCGCCTTCTCGACCGAGATCATCGCACACGGCAGCGATGCCAGCGCGCCACCCTGAGCCGCGCCGATCATGATGTCGACGTCCTGCACGCCGGCCATCGGCGCCTGCACGATGGGGACCTCGATACCAAACAGGTCGAGCAGTCTGCGATCCGGCCACATCGGGCGAACTCCTTAGCGTTGGCGCATTGATCAATCTGGGCATCGGACTCCCCGACCGCCACAGTGCGCGACGACGCGCAATGTCCGTCTGGCGCCATGAGCCCGGTTGTCCGAAGGTCCCGAAGGCCGCAGCACTGCAGCGCAAATCATCATCGAGAACGGGCGCATTGTGCCGACGGATTGCACTGCGGCAAGATATTCGTTGCACAAGTCCGGATTGCAGTGCGCACATGAACCCGACTTTCGTTGCAGCCATCCATCGCGCGGCTTGATGGCTTCCATCACAGCCCGCGATCACTCTCCGGCCGATCCGGCGTCCTCACCAGCCAAAACGCCGCTTCGGAACACTCTTCGATTTCGCGCGGGATGACGGCGGCTTTCCCTATGCAGGGCCGCAGGCCGGTGTTAGGCAGACTCCATGCCCGCCCCTGTCCTCCCGTTAATCGAAGCCGCACAGTTCTGGCCAGAGTCCGGCGCCCTGATCGGGCTCGACCTCGGTACCAAGACCATCGGCGTTGCGGTGTCCGATCCGGCGCGCCGCATCGCCACGGGCGTCGAGACGATCACTCGCAAGGCCTTCACGGCGGACGCCGCACGCCTGCTGGCGCTGGCCGCCGAGCGGCGGGTGGTTGGCATCGTGCTCGGCCTGCCGGTCAACATGGACGGAAGCGAAGGAGCCCGCGCGCAATCCACCCGCGCCTTCGCGCGTAACCTGTCGGGCAAGACCGACTTGTCGATCGCGCTCTGGGACGAACGGTTGTCCACCGCCGCCGTCGAGCGCGAGCTGATCGCTGCCGATGTCAGCCGCGCTAAGCGTGCCAAGGTGATCGACGAGCATGCGGCGATCTTCATCCTGCAAGGCGCGCTCGATCGGCTGACGACCCTCAAGCGCGAGAGCGGCACGTAAGCCGATGGCCGTCGTCCTTGCCGCCCTGCTGCCGGTGTTCCTGCTCATCGTCATGGGTTTCTGGCTGCGCCATTCGCTGCTGACCGAAGATGCGCACTGGATCGGCCTTGAACGTCTCGTCTACTACATACTGTTCCCCGCACTGCTGATCGAGACGTTGGCTCGTGCCAACCTGACCACCGTGCCGATCGGCGGCGTCGGCGGCGCGCTGATGCTGGCGGTGCTGACGATGGGCGCGTTCTGCCTGTTGATCCGCAGGCCGCTGCAAAGCGCGCTCGACGTCGATGGGCCTGCTTTCACCTCGATCTTTCAGGCCGCAACACGCTGGCAGACCTTCGTCGCACTCGCCGTCGCCGGCAACCTCTATGGCGATCTCGGCATCGCGCTGGCCTCGGTGGCGATGGTGGCGATGATCCCGCTACTCAATGTCATGAGCGTCGCCGTGCTCGCGCATTACGCGCGGCCGCAACGCCTGTCATGGCCGCAGATCCTGCTCACCGTGGCGCGCAACCCGTTCATCTGGGCCTGCGTAATCGGCCTTGCGCTGAACGTTCTCAACGTGCCTGTGCCGAAGGTCGCCTACGACTTCGCTAACGCGCTTGGCCGTTCATCATTGGCGATCGGCCTGCTGGTGGTCGGCGCCGGACTGCAGCTCAGCATGATCCGTCCCACCGCGCCCGTGACGCTGACGGTCATTTTGAAGCTGATAGCGATGCCGTCGATCGCGGTGAGCTATGCCCTGCTGTTCGGCCTGTCCGGAACAAATCTCGCGGTCGTCGCCTGCTGCGCATCGGTGCCGGCGGCATCGAACGCTTACGTGCTGGCGAAGCAGATGGGTGGCGACGCACCGCTCCTCGCACAGATATTGACCTTGCAGACGATCCTGGCAGTGCTGACGATGCCGATCGTGATCTCGCTCGTCCGATAACCGGAACACCGCCGGCTCCAAACAAGACAAGAGGCCGCGCTGCCGCAGCCTCCTGTGCTCATCCAAACCCGTAAGAACCACTACTGGTTCGGATTGTAGTTGGCACCGAAGCGGCCATCGTTGAAATTGATGCCACCACCGCTGACAGCCGGCGGAACGGCAAGGTTATATGACCCGCGGAAGGATTGCTGACGCACATATGCTGCGTCAGACGCAGACCCTCTGTGAACGTGTGTCGCCACACTTTTCGTGCGCGCAGAGCGCGCTTCCGCTGATGGCATCGAGAACGCTGCCGCGCCGATAACCGCAAAAGCCAATGCCAGTTTCGCTGTGGTGCTGATCATTCGAAAATCTCCTGACAGACATTTCCGCGATTGAACGTTCGTTCATGTCGCGCTGCGGTCTGCAGGTGGCTTTTGCCCTCGCACTGCACAAGGGGCGTTGAACTTTTTGTCATTGGGGAGGGATTATCGAGCGACAATGACAGCGTCGTGAGACGAGCGGACGATTTCGTCTCGCACTGGGCTTTCGATGAGAAAAATCATCTGCCGTGCGCACATCAAAAGAAAGAGGAGATCGCGTCGCGATCTCCTCCCTACTTAGTGCGATCAGCGCGTAATTCGATCGCAGCTCTGCGTTTTCGCGTTAGCCGCCGTTGGGATTGTAGTTTGTGCCCGGAACCGGCGCGCTGCGCGGACGGCCATAATAGCCATAGCCCGGCCCATCATAGTAGCCGTCATAGCTGCGATAGCGAGGCTGGTAGTAGTTGTAGCTGTCGCCGTAATAGCCGCCACCATAGTAGCCGCTATCGTAGTAGCCGTTCGGATAGTAGTAGCGCGGCTGTGACGCTGCGGCCGCCATGGCGCCAAGCGCCAGCGCACCGGCGGCGATGCCGAAACCGATCGCAGCATTGCGGCCGCCGCGCGCCTCTGCGGAAGGCACCGAGAGCGCTATCGCGCCCGCGACACCAAGCGCCGTCGCTAACTTCCAGCCAGAAAACGTGCGAGCCGTGCTCATGTCCTTCTCCTCATAACGCCACACACTGAACGGTTGTTCATCGCGTCGCGGCAAGCTGCGGTGGAAACTCACCAGGTCCCGACATGGTTCCGATGCCGGATCGCCGCAAGATCATACGCAATGAACTTTCGGTAACCTGTCCAAGCAACGATGGTGCATCGGCTGCGCTGAACCGCCGGTGAATGGCGGCAGAGAGCGATCAACTCACGAACCACAACGCCTGCAGCGAGGCGGTGAGATTGTAGAAGGCGTGAGTGATCACGGTCAGCCAGGTCGAGTTGCTCCACGCCCGCAGTGTGCCGAACAGCAGGCCGATGGCGAAGATGCCAGTGACATAGAACCATTCGTACTGGACGTGGATCACCGCGAACAAGGCGGCAGTGAGGACGATTGCACCGGCGGGCCTTAGGAATGTCACCGACCAGCCGCGATACATGAACCCGCGGAAGATGAATTCCTCGCCGATCGGCGCCGCAAAGCAGAAGCCGGCGAGCACCAGCCAGATCAAACCTGACTCACGCGCGGTCCGCATACTGGTCAGCGAAAATTCGGGAGCCAGCGGATAGCCGCACAGGTAAGCAGCGACATCGAGCAGGATCAGCAGCACCGCCGACGCTGCGAGCGCAATGCCGAGCTGACGCCAGCTCGGCCAGCGCAACGCCAGGTATCCCGCGAACGATCGCCGCGCCAGACGGATTGCGATCCAGAGCACCACGAGCCCGGCCGGCAGACCGGCCAATACGGAAAGAGCCACCGTGCCTCCGTGCTGGCCGATGGCTTTCAAACCTTCTTCCGAGAGGTCGAGGTCGGTGAAAACACCGAGCACGCCGATGAGCGCGAACACCTGCGCAAGCGACATGGCGCCGAAAGCGAGGCCACCCCAAAAGGTTGTGCCGAACAATTTCCAGGTTCGCGGCGGCTTCGATACAGGTTTTTGGGCGATTTCAGTGCATTCTACAGACGACATACGGCCCCTCTGAGCGGTTGGTGGCACCCTGCGCCCAGCCGGTTCAAACTTTATGAAAGAGCGGCGGGAACATGCTCCCGCGGCACCTGTTCTTCCCCCGAACAGCCGAAGGGCGAGATCGCAGGGGAAATGTCATCTTTGCCCAAGGGAAGGCTTCTCAGGGCACATGGTTTCCCCTATAGAACCGACTTTAATGACTTCCGCACCGAAATCGTCGTTCGTCCTCGGCCACCGCCATCTGCTTGGCATCGAGGGGCTTTCCGTCGCCGACATCACAGGCCTTCTCGACCTTTCCGAAGAGTTCGTCGAGCTCAACCGGCAGATCGAGAAGAAGACCACCTATCTGCGCGGCCGCACGCAAATCAACCTGTTCTTCGAAGCCTCCACCCGCACTCAGTCCTCGTTCGAGATCGCCGGCAAGCGGCTCGGCGCCGACGTGATGAACATGTCGGTCTCCTCGTCCTCGATGCGTAAGGGCGAGACGCTGATCGACACCGCTGTCACGCTGAACGCCATGCACCCGGATATCCTGGTCGTGCGCCATCACGCCTCCGGCGCTGTGGAACTGCTGGCGCGCAAGGTGGATGGTTCAGTCATCAATGCCGGAGACGGTGCGCACGAGCACCCGACCCAGGCGCTGCTGGACGCGCTCACCATCCGCCGCAACAAGGGCCGGATCGAGGGGCTGACGGTGGCGATCTGCGGCGACGTCCTGCACTCGCGCGTCGCCCGCTCCAACATTCTGCTGCTCACCACCATGGGCGCGCGCGTCCGTGTCGTCGCCCCCTCCACGCTGCTGCCGCCCGGCATCGAGAAAATGGGTGTCGAGGTCGCGCGCGACATGCGCGAGGGATTGAACGGCGCCGATATCGTCATGATGCTGCGCCTGCAGCGCGAGCGCATGAACGGCTCGTTCGTGCCTTCGAGCCAGGAATACTTCCAGTATTTCGGCCTCGACCAGAAGAAGCTCAATTACGCCAAGCCGGACGCGCTGGTGATGCATCCAGGTCCGATGAACCGCGGCGTGGAGATCGACTCGCTGGTCGCCGATGGCGCGCAGTCGCTGATCCGCGAGCAGGTGGAAATGGGCGTGGCCGTGCGGATGGCGGTGCTCGAAGCACTCGCCCGCAACCTGCCCAATGCGTAACCGCCATGATCGTCCGTTCAAAGAAGAAGCCGTAAGCCCATGCTGACGGAACGCCGTCCTATCCTGCTCGCCAACGCCCGCATCGTCGACCCGTCCCGCGGCATCGACGAACGCGGCGACGTGCTGATCACCGATGGCCTGATCCGCGAAGCGAAGCGCGGCATCGGCGCCGCCGGCGTCCCGGAAGGCACCGACATCATCGACTGCGGCGGCAAGGTGGTTGCGCCCGGCCTGATCGATATGGGCGCCTTCATCGGCGAACCCGGCGCCAACCATCGCGAGACGCTGGCAAGCGCGAGCGCGGCCGCTGCCGCCTCCGGCATCACCACCATCGTCTGCCGCCCCGATACGTCGCCGGTGATCGACAACTCCGCCACGGTCGATTTCGTGATGCGCCGGGCACGGGACACCGCGATCGTTCACATCCAGCCGATGGCGGCCCTCACCAAGGGCTTGCGCGGCGAAGAGATGACCGAGATCGGCCTCTTGAAGGCCGCCGGCGCGATCGCCTTCACCGATGCCGGCAAGAGCGTCACCAATGCCCTCGTGATGCGACGCGCCCTCACCTATGCCAAGGATTTCGGCGCGCTGATCGTCCATCACACCGAAGATCCGAACCTGGTCGGCGAAGGCGTGATGAACGAAGGCGAACTCGCCGCGCGGCTCGGTCTCGCCGGCGTGCCGACGGCGGCGGAAGCCGTCATGCTCGAACGCGACATGCGCCTGGTCGCACTCACCGGTGGCCGTTACCACGCATCGTCGCTCACCTGCATCGAGTCGCTGGATATCCTGAAGCGGGCCAAGGACGCCGGGCTGAACGTCAGCGCGTCGGCCTCGATCAACCATGTGACGCTGAACGAAAACGACATAGGGCCCTACCGCACCTATCTGAAGCTGTCGCCTCCGCTGCGCACCGAGGCGGATCGCGCGGCGCTCGCCGCCGCCGTCGACTCCGGACTGATCGACACGGTGATATCCGATCACAATCCGCACGACGTCGAAACCAAGC encodes:
- a CDS encoding nitronate monooxygenase family protein, producing the protein MWPDRRLLDLFGIEVPIVQAPMAGVQDVDIMIGAAQGGALASLPCAMISVEKAREQVNIFRQRVSAPLNMNFFSHTAVSMTSEQDARWRKRLASYFQEHGLDPNADIAAANRAPFDAAMCALVEELRPKVVSFHFGLPDKALLKRVKDAGCIVVGAATIVREAMWLEANGADVIIAQGAEAGGHRGMFLTESIAHQPGTFALVPQVVDAVRVPVIAAGGIADGRGIAAALALGAAGVQVGTAYLRTPESKVSALARKVLADADDDSTVITNVMTGRPARGVANRVMREVGPVAAEAPPFPHAATAMGPLKLAAEKLGKTDFTNLWAGQALRLGREMPAADLTRELAGAALTRLSQMSG
- the gatA gene encoding Asp-tRNA(Asn)/Glu-tRNA(Gln) amidotransferase subunit GatA, with amino-acid sequence MTDLTSLTLAEAREGLAKKSFTSLELTDAHLTAIDQAQALNAYVLTTHDRAREMARAADERIGKGEGAPLNGIPLGIKDLFATEGIRTTACSKILGNFVPPYESTVTSQLWRDGAVLLGKLNNDEFAMGSSNETSCFGPVVNPWRRAGDATALVPGGSSGGSAAAVAANLCLGATATDTGGSIRQPASFAGIVGIKPTYGRCSRWGIVAFASSLDQAGPVAKTVRDAAILMRSMSGHDPKDTTSVNVPVPDFEAAVGKSVKGMKIGIPKEYRLDGMPGEINKLWAQGAEWLKAAGAELVEVSLPHTKYALPAYYIVAPAEASSNLARYDGVRYGLREQGRNIVDMYENTRAAGFGAEVRRRVMIGTYVLSAGYYDAYYLRAQKVRTLIKKDFEDCFAKGVQAILTPATPSAAFGVGEKGKADPVEMYLNDIFTVTVNMAGLPGIAVPAGTDAQGLPLGLQLIGRPFDEETLFSLGEVIEQAAGRFSPKRWW
- a CDS encoding dihydroorotase is translated as MLTERRPILLANARIVDPSRGIDERGDVLITDGLIREAKRGIGAAGVPEGTDIIDCGGKVVAPGLIDMGAFIGEPGANHRETLASASAAAAASGITTIVCRPDTSPVIDNSATVDFVMRRARDTAIVHIQPMAALTKGLRGEEMTEIGLLKAAGAIAFTDAGKSVTNALVMRRALTYAKDFGALIVHHTEDPNLVGEGVMNEGELAARLGLAGVPTAAEAVMLERDMRLVALTGGRYHASSLTCIESLDILKRAKDAGLNVSASASINHVTLNENDIGPYRTYLKLSPPLRTEADRAALAAAVDSGLIDTVISDHNPHDVETKRLPFAEAEAGAIGLETMLPAGLRLVHNGEVTLMSLIRAMSTRPAELLGLPGGTLRPGAPADLVVIDLDTPWVVDPAKLRSSCKNTPFDEAKFTGGAVRTIAGGRTVFQRAMP
- a CDS encoding patatin-like phospholipase family protein, giving the protein MRRIVSILLACTTLVGCATIYNMPVNIPANGSVVEKLNIGLESQGDIDDTAVGLAFSGGGTRAAAFSFGVLEEMNRIPVRGAQGALVDRVGFISGVSGGSVTAAYYGLRMRDALADFRERFLLRNAEESLTTTVSLGTLGRALGGGVNDQTGFTRWLDANLFNGATFGNLIGGKRPMVWINASDIYNRTPFIFSTTAFTAICSDLSAYPLSNAVAASAAVPLAFAPVVVQAFPGTCNDPLPRWVSRARTQRNTSPMLTAYADAIGRYREGAVPFIKLLDGGLVDNYGLSGLTVERESSETPYGPLTAAQAVKLRRLLFLVVDAKTGLTGDWINTVEGPGGLELVKAAIDTTMDASVSASYTAFNRTMTDWQAALIRWRCGLSAAERTRLGVRPGWNCRDLKFFIGRISFSELEPARAAQLEAVPTRFQLPPAQVEEVIAAGRDALRASSVVRGFLAGL
- a CDS encoding aspartate carbamoyltransferase catalytic subunit, with the translated sequence MTSAPKSSFVLGHRHLLGIEGLSVADITGLLDLSEEFVELNRQIEKKTTYLRGRTQINLFFEASTRTQSSFEIAGKRLGADVMNMSVSSSSMRKGETLIDTAVTLNAMHPDILVVRHHASGAVELLARKVDGSVINAGDGAHEHPTQALLDALTIRRNKGRIEGLTVAICGDVLHSRVARSNILLLTTMGARVRVVAPSTLLPPGIEKMGVEVARDMREGLNGADIVMMLRLQRERMNGSFVPSSQEYFQYFGLDQKKLNYAKPDALVMHPGPMNRGVEIDSLVADGAQSLIREQVEMGVAVRMAVLEALARNLPNA
- a CDS encoding AEC family transporter encodes the protein MAVVLAALLPVFLLIVMGFWLRHSLLTEDAHWIGLERLVYYILFPALLIETLARANLTTVPIGGVGGALMLAVLTMGAFCLLIRRPLQSALDVDGPAFTSIFQAATRWQTFVALAVAGNLYGDLGIALASVAMVAMIPLLNVMSVAVLAHYARPQRLSWPQILLTVARNPFIWACVIGLALNVLNVPVPKVAYDFANALGRSSLAIGLLVVGAGLQLSMIRPTAPVTLTVILKLIAMPSIAVSYALLFGLSGTNLAVVACCASVPAASNAYVLAKQMGGDAPLLAQILTLQTILAVLTMPIVISLVR
- a CDS encoding CPBP family intramembrane glutamic endopeptidase gives rise to the protein MFGTTFWGGLAFGAMSLAQVFALIGVLGVFTDLDLSEEGLKAIGQHGGTVALSVLAGLPAGLVVLWIAIRLARRSFAGYLALRWPSWRQLGIALAASAVLLILLDVAAYLCGYPLAPEFSLTSMRTARESGLIWLVLAGFCFAAPIGEEFIFRGFMYRGWSVTFLRPAGAIVLTAALFAVIHVQYEWFYVTGIFAIGLLFGTLRAWSNSTWLTVITHAFYNLTASLQALWFVS
- the gatC gene encoding Asp-tRNA(Asn)/Glu-tRNA(Gln) amidotransferase subunit GatC codes for the protein MAVDAATTRRIAHLARIAVKDEEVAHLQGEINAMLAFVEQLAEVNVEGVEPMTSVTPMEMKKREDKVTDGGIADAIVANAPATEEHFFLVPKVVE
- the ruvX gene encoding Holliday junction resolvase RuvX, which codes for MPAPVLPLIEAAQFWPESGALIGLDLGTKTIGVAVSDPARRIATGVETITRKAFTADAARLLALAAERRVVGIVLGLPVNMDGSEGARAQSTRAFARNLSGKTDLSIALWDERLSTAAVERELIAADVSRAKRAKVIDEHAAIFILQGALDRLTTLKRESGT